A single genomic interval of Lewinellaceae bacterium harbors:
- a CDS encoding T9SS type A sorting domain-containing protein: MFGDATSEDNCGSFERELPPVPDLECGAGTIIRRFKAFDINGNESVNQCSQVVTIKEVHNFEIKFPADAEAVCGVADPDSVIYEEIGCDLLAVNHTDEFFSASGDECYKIFRKWKVINWCQYDGQSDPITIGRDEDCDGNPGDECVWVLHRPGGKNYVDRDNDETEPNNVPLAFQNICNGIDDFWRKFDYDGGFYQYTQIIKVYDDIDPEISSIDTFFCSYDNVTCTGLVNLPFSIDENCTPDDLTIKVFLLAFLDDDGNPAATINLQNLTDGQFDDFTLTGAYPDYSLNGRFPIGNHAFEVHVEDGCGNANSEELPFEVRDCKAPSPVCINGLAIELMPVDLNGDDIPDEGRMAIWANDFIVSAVPDCSGPVTYSINRVDDPANVDSTGIVLTCADTGTLVVEIWAYDDEGNADFCETYILVQDNMSLCGPDSLTVGISGAINTEDNLGVEDVEVSLSGQSNQMVMTGADGRYAFAGLQAGYDYTVTPELNSNYLNGVSTFDLVLMSKHILGVQPLGSPYKMIAADVNNSRSITTLDLIQLRKLILSIDTEFENNTSWRFVDASYVFPNASNPWFEEFPEVANINNLPATGISGADFVAVKIGDVNNDARANALAGVEGRSFAGTFALNAEEAEVKAGGEYTVAFTAADIASIEGYQATLTFDNSALELVDIVGGAATEENFGLAYVNEGLITTSWNGKASAGEVLFSLVFRAKADAQLSELLGASSRITKAEAYKTNGSYQDVALAFSGKASAAASFELYQNTPNPFKGETLIGFNLPADDTVTLTISDVTGKALRLVRLDGVKGYNNVVVNSNTLPAAGVLYYTVETSEYTATKKMVIIE; this comes from the coding sequence ATGTTCGGAGACGCGACTTCGGAAGACAACTGCGGCTCTTTCGAGCGCGAACTGCCTCCGGTGCCGGACCTGGAATGCGGTGCGGGCACTATTATCCGCCGCTTCAAGGCTTTCGACATCAACGGCAACGAAAGCGTTAACCAATGTTCGCAGGTAGTGACGATCAAGGAAGTGCACAACTTCGAGATCAAGTTCCCGGCGGACGCCGAAGCCGTGTGCGGCGTGGCGGACCCGGACAGCGTAATTTATGAGGAAATCGGCTGCGACCTGCTGGCCGTGAACCATACCGACGAGTTCTTCTCGGCTTCCGGAGACGAGTGCTACAAGATTTTCCGCAAGTGGAAGGTGATCAACTGGTGCCAGTACGACGGGCAATCCGATCCAATCACGATCGGGCGCGACGAAGACTGCGACGGCAACCCAGGCGACGAGTGCGTGTGGGTGCTGCACCGCCCGGGCGGCAAGAACTATGTAGACCGCGACAACGACGAGACGGAGCCGAACAACGTGCCGCTGGCGTTCCAGAACATCTGCAACGGGATAGACGACTTCTGGCGCAAGTTTGACTACGACGGCGGCTTCTACCAGTACACGCAGATCATCAAGGTATACGACGACATCGACCCGGAAATCAGCTCTATCGACACCTTCTTCTGCTCGTACGACAACGTAACGTGCACGGGCCTGGTGAACCTGCCGTTCAGCATCGACGAGAACTGCACGCCGGACGACCTGACGATCAAGGTGTTCCTGCTGGCGTTCCTGGACGACGACGGCAACCCTGCCGCTACAATCAACCTGCAGAACCTGACAGACGGGCAGTTTGACGACTTCACGCTAACCGGGGCCTACCCGGACTACAGCCTGAACGGGCGCTTCCCGATCGGCAACCACGCCTTCGAAGTGCACGTGGAAGACGGCTGCGGCAACGCCAACAGCGAAGAGCTGCCGTTTGAAGTGCGGGACTGCAAGGCGCCGTCGCCGGTGTGCATCAACGGCCTGGCCATCGAGCTGATGCCGGTGGACCTGAACGGAGACGACATCCCGGACGAAGGCCGCATGGCGATCTGGGCGAACGACTTCATCGTGTCGGCAGTGCCAGACTGCAGCGGCCCGGTCACGTACTCGATCAACCGGGTAGACGACCCCGCTAACGTGGACTCCACGGGCATCGTGCTGACGTGCGCCGACACGGGCACGCTGGTGGTTGAGATTTGGGCGTACGACGATGAAGGCAACGCTGACTTCTGCGAGACGTACATCCTGGTGCAGGACAACATGAGCCTGTGCGGGCCGGACTCGCTGACGGTAGGCATCTCGGGCGCTATCAACACCGAAGACAACCTGGGCGTGGAGGACGTAGAAGTAAGCCTTTCCGGCCAGTCTAACCAAATGGTGATGACCGGCGCCGACGGCAGGTACGCCTTTGCGGGCCTGCAGGCAGGCTACGACTACACGGTGACGCCGGAGCTGAACTCGAACTACCTCAACGGGGTGTCGACCTTCGACCTGGTGCTGATGAGCAAGCACATCCTGGGCGTGCAGCCTTTGGGCAGCCCGTACAAGATGATCGCCGCGGACGTGAACAACAGCCGCTCGATCACGACGCTGGACCTGATCCAGCTACGCAAGCTGATCCTGTCGATCGACACGGAATTCGAGAACAACACGAGCTGGCGCTTCGTGGACGCGTCGTATGTGTTCCCGAACGCGTCGAACCCCTGGTTCGAAGAGTTCCCGGAAGTGGCAAACATCAACAACTTGCCGGCTACGGGCATCAGCGGGGCTGATTTCGTAGCGGTGAAGATAGGCGACGTGAACAACGACGCCCGGGCCAACGCGCTGGCCGGGGTGGAAGGCCGCAGCTTTGCGGGCACGTTTGCGCTCAACGCCGAGGAAGCCGAGGTGAAAGCCGGCGGAGAGTACACCGTAGCGTTTACCGCAGCGGACATTGCCTCCATCGAAGGCTACCAGGCGACCTTGACGTTCGACAACAGCGCGCTGGAATTGGTCGACATCGTTGGCGGCGCCGCTACCGAAGAGAACTTCGGCCTGGCGTACGTGAACGAAGGGCTGATAACGACGAGCTGGAACGGCAAGGCAAGCGCCGGGGAAGTGCTGTTCAGCCTGGTGTTCCGCGCCAAAGCGGACGCTCAGCTGAGCGAGCTGCTGGGCGCGAGCTCCCGCATTACGAAAGCGGAAGCGTACAAAACCAACGGCAGCTACCAGGACGTGGCGCTGGCCTTCTCGGGCAAAGCTTCTGCCGCAGCCAGTTTCGAGCTGTACCAGAACACGCCGAACCCGTTCAAGGGCGAGACGCTGATCGGCTTCAACCTGCCGGCGGACGACACCGTAACGCTGACGATAAGCGACGTGACGGGCAAGGCATTGCGCCTGGTCCGCCTGGACGGCGTGAAGGGGTACAACAACGTAGTTGTGAACTCCAACACCCTGCCTGCGGCCGGCGTGCTGTACTACACCGTAGAGACGTCTGAATACACTGCTACTAAGAAGATGGTTATCATAGAATAA
- a CDS encoding T9SS type A sorting domain-containing protein, whose product MIYFTYTVRTTLAVAFLLYFPSFTEAQVSIYANDITVQPEQTFTIDVTADGFQDILTCQFSVLWDSVAFEFKGVEGLNQVFEDYPLDHFGFAQISQGKLGFSWIDFSLAGVAIENGSVLFSVRLKTLQQESGIQTLNFGDYPTSIEIADTDENILDVEFKEGTITVDGISNIRNKNKPGLVQITSAPNPFKEQTQVDIDFLRSASARITIHDVLGATIYQETGNFQSGLHRLKLSKDIFPQAGTYLLKVQSEDQLVTHKLIVI is encoded by the coding sequence ATGATATACTTCACTTACACTGTAAGGACCACCTTGGCAGTTGCGTTTCTGCTGTATTTTCCTTCCTTTACTGAAGCGCAGGTTTCCATTTATGCTAATGATATTACCGTTCAACCGGAACAAACTTTTACCATTGACGTAACAGCGGATGGGTTTCAGGATATACTGACCTGCCAGTTTAGCGTACTCTGGGATTCTGTAGCCTTCGAATTCAAAGGCGTGGAGGGGCTCAATCAAGTATTTGAGGACTACCCGCTCGACCACTTCGGATTTGCGCAGATCAGCCAGGGCAAGCTGGGTTTTTCCTGGATCGACTTTTCCCTGGCGGGAGTAGCCATCGAAAACGGCTCTGTTCTCTTCTCCGTTCGCCTGAAGACGCTGCAGCAGGAAAGCGGAATACAGACGCTCAATTTTGGAGATTATCCCACTTCTATCGAAATAGCGGATACCGACGAGAATATATTAGACGTGGAATTTAAGGAAGGAACAATTACGGTAGATGGAATCAGCAATATACGCAACAAAAACAAACCTGGCCTCGTACAAATCACCAGTGCTCCCAATCCATTTAAAGAACAAACGCAGGTCGATATCGATTTCCTGCGTTCGGCATCAGCTCGCATTACTATCCATGACGTACTAGGCGCCACGATTTACCAGGAAACTGGAAATTTCCAGAGTGGCCTGCACCGCCTTAAATTATCAAAAGACATTTTTCCTCAGGCAGGAACGTACCTTTTGAAGGTACAGTCTGAGGATCAGTTAGTCACGCATAAACTGATTGTGATATAG